In one window of Cellulophaga sp. HaHa_2_95 DNA:
- a CDS encoding nucleotidyltransferase family protein translates to MNPTLEQQLIQHIKADAWMLAILATVRDVALQDCWIGAGFVRNKIWDVLHGFTRTPLNDIDVIYFDRSNITKVKDQEIEARLKALHPTLNWSVKNQARMHLRNGQQPYASCEEAISHWPETATAIAVRLTTLDELAYCAPYGLEDLFLLIVKPTPNFDVNQYRDRIHRKSWQRRWHQLTMQAE, encoded by the coding sequence ATGAACCCAACGCTAGAACAACAACTGATACAGCATATTAAAGCGGATGCTTGGATGCTTGCTATTTTGGCAACTGTACGCGATGTAGCCTTGCAAGATTGTTGGATTGGTGCTGGCTTTGTACGTAATAAAATCTGGGATGTATTACATGGCTTTACCCGTACGCCTTTGAATGATATTGATGTTATTTATTTTGACCGTAGCAACATCACCAAAGTAAAAGACCAAGAAATTGAAGCACGATTAAAAGCCCTTCACCCCACACTAAACTGGTCTGTTAAAAACCAAGCAAGAATGCATCTTAGAAATGGGCAGCAACCCTATGCCTCCTGTGAAGAAGCAATTTCTCATTGGCCAGAAACGGCAACGGCCATTGCGGTACGTTTAACTACTCTTGATGAGCTAGCCTATTGTGCCCCTTATGGTTTAGAAGATTTGTTTTTATTGATAGTTAAACCTACTCCAAATTTTGATGTAAACCAATACCGTGATCGGATACATAGAAAATCATGGCAGCGTAGGTGGCACCAGTTAACGATGCAAGCCGAATAA
- a CDS encoding HEAT repeat domain-containing protein, translating to MSNKQEQLENRGYLETGIDSQYLNNSFEQKITLLRSKIATERTLGARLLKEDKGAKTIELLINALKNEKKLYPKIEICNTLSTFGKLVIPPLIECLGKIGTNQHKKIPEKEFSKDSYPLPRDIASRTLIRIGDKAIPELLTALETTDMIALSELIDTIGHINFNFKTKSIYKPLQSCYYRNKADEVITWKIIRAFSGIQESEAFLKKLYSEVKKDGLKREIKRSLRLIELNKK from the coding sequence ATGAGCAATAAACAGGAGCAACTTGAAAATAGAGGATATCTAGAAACTGGAATTGACTCTCAGTATTTAAACAACTCCTTTGAACAAAAAATCACATTACTAAGAAGTAAAATAGCCACAGAAAGAACCCTAGGAGCACGATTGTTAAAAGAGGATAAAGGGGCAAAAACTATAGAACTTCTTATTAACGCTCTAAAAAACGAAAAAAAATTATATCCAAAAATTGAAATTTGTAATACCCTATCTACGTTTGGTAAACTAGTGATACCTCCACTCATAGAATGTTTAGGGAAAATTGGAACTAATCAGCATAAAAAAATACCTGAAAAAGAATTTTCAAAAGATAGCTATCCGTTGCCAAGAGATATTGCGAGTAGAACTTTAATTAGAATAGGAGATAAAGCAATTCCTGAATTATTAACAGCATTAGAAACTACAGATATGATTGCTTTGAGCGAATTAATTGATACTATCGGTCATATCAACTTCAATTTTAAAACAAAGAGCATATACAAACCGCTCCAATCTTGCTATTATAGAAATAAAGCAGATGAGGTAATCACATGGAAAATTATCCGAGCCTTTAGCGGAATACAGGAAAGTGAAGCCTTCTTAAAGAAACTATATTCTGAGGTTAAAAAAGACGGCCTTAAAAGAGAAATAAAACGAAGCCTCCGACTAATTGAACTAAATAAGAAATAA
- a CDS encoding HD domain-containing protein translates to MTQELYQEAMKFAGEKHSEQKVPGTNANYLLHISNVAMEVLLAYHHDDSFDLDFALQIAILHDALEDTSADFDEIKNKFGAPIAVAVRALTKDEKLPSKQDRMLDSLRRINTLEKEVGLVKLADRITNLQQPPNHWSQEKVVAYREEATLILNTLGDKNAYLRKRLAAKIAEYKAHIKSL, encoded by the coding sequence ATGACACAAGAACTATATCAGGAAGCGATGAAATTTGCTGGAGAAAAACACAGCGAACAAAAAGTGCCTGGAACCAATGCGAACTACCTCTTGCATATTTCCAATGTGGCTATGGAAGTGCTACTAGCTTACCATCATGACGACAGTTTTGATCTTGATTTTGCGCTTCAAATTGCCATACTTCATGATGCCCTTGAAGATACGAGTGCCGACTTTGATGAAATTAAAAATAAATTTGGAGCACCAATAGCAGTGGCGGTAAGAGCACTAACTAAAGATGAAAAGTTACCTTCAAAGCAAGATAGGATGCTGGATAGCCTAAGGCGAATTAATACCCTAGAAAAAGAAGTAGGATTGGTGAAATTAGCAGACCGCATCACCAATTTACAGCAACCGCCAAACCATTGGAGCCAAGAGAAAGTTGTAGCGTACCGTGAAGAGGCTACGCTAATTTTGAATACTTTAGGGGATAAAAATGCGTATTTACGTAAACGATTAGCCGCTAAAATAGCCGAATACAAAGCGCACATAAAAAGTCTGTAG
- a CDS encoding GNAT family N-acetyltransferase, translated as MNLKKASVTEYMDLKKICTDAYALNFHDHWNEGGLEWYLEQEFSVERIMADLADDTTEYFFIEHKLKQVGFLKIKTTSSTDLPFDHSVVLEKIYLLPECIGLGVGKWALGTLIEKLEARGTKKLFLAVIDTNLSAIVFYEKLGFSYHSKTRLEIPYFKEELKGMHRMVKELNSNK; from the coding sequence ATGAATCTAAAGAAAGCATCAGTAACGGAGTATATGGATTTAAAGAAAATCTGTACCGATGCGTATGCGCTAAATTTTCATGACCATTGGAATGAAGGTGGCTTAGAATGGTATCTAGAGCAGGAATTTAGTGTAGAAAGGATAATGGCCGACTTAGCCGATGATACTACCGAGTATTTTTTTATAGAACATAAATTAAAGCAAGTGGGTTTTCTTAAAATTAAAACAACTTCGTCAACAGATTTGCCTTTTGACCATTCCGTAGTATTGGAAAAAATATACTTACTTCCAGAATGTATTGGATTAGGGGTTGGAAAATGGGCACTAGGTACCCTTATAGAAAAGCTAGAAGCGCGCGGGACTAAAAAACTATTTTTAGCGGTGATTGATACCAACCTAAGTGCTATTGTTTTTTATGAAAAACTAGGTTTTAGTTATCATAGCAAAACAAGGCTAGAGATTCCGTATTTTAAAGAAGAGCTAAAAGGAATGCATAGAATGGTTAAAGAATTAAATTCAAATAAATAA
- a CDS encoding S41 family peptidase — translation MKKLIKKRVIIPVFALVFIVVGSSFKSDFFEIAKQIEIFTTLFKELNMNYVDETNPAELMDTAIKSMLEGLDPYTRFLNEQDVEAYKISNAGEYSGIGAIVRAYDDKLVIVEPYKGNPADKAGLKAGDEIIKIGEIDVKDFKDNATELLKGANNTSVTVTYNRQGETKTTSITREAIEVDAVPYYKMVNEKTGYIVLAKFNKKASEQTKAALIDLKNKGAQKIILDLRGNPGGLLSEAINVTNLFVPKGELIVTTKSKVKKFNSEYKTKNAPVDTEIPLVVLVNGSSASASEIVSGGLQDLDRAVVIGARSFGKGLVQRPLKLTYGTQLKVTISRYYTPSGRCIQSLDYWNRDAAGNAVKTTDIHDFKTRNGRKVQDGGGVLPDVEIAALKTNTLTTALLRENAIFNYATQFYYKNSVPDVASFEFTDAHFEAFKTYIKSSGFTFETATEKALNKAMTLNDTDLLDTQVQEKYRELLAEINTKKITGLDKSKKEIKKQLEDEIITRYFYSQGLYDYFLTHDEAILTATELLNDAAKYKSILK, via the coding sequence ATGAAAAAACTGATTAAAAAACGTGTTATCATTCCTGTTTTTGCCCTCGTATTTATTGTCGTTGGGAGTAGTTTTAAAAGTGATTTTTTCGAAATCGCAAAACAGATAGAGATTTTCACCACCTTGTTCAAAGAATTGAACATGAATTATGTGGATGAAACCAATCCCGCAGAATTAATGGATACCGCCATAAAAAGTATGTTGGAAGGTCTTGATCCTTATACTCGTTTCTTAAACGAACAAGATGTTGAAGCGTATAAAATTAGTAATGCAGGAGAATACTCTGGTATAGGTGCTATTGTTAGAGCTTATGATGATAAGCTGGTTATTGTTGAGCCTTATAAAGGCAATCCTGCAGATAAAGCAGGTTTAAAAGCAGGCGATGAAATTATTAAAATTGGAGAAATTGATGTTAAAGATTTTAAAGACAATGCCACAGAACTTTTAAAAGGGGCAAACAATACAAGCGTAACGGTGACCTACAACAGACAAGGTGAAACCAAGACTACGAGCATCACTAGAGAAGCTATTGAGGTAGACGCTGTGCCCTATTACAAAATGGTGAATGAAAAAACAGGTTATATTGTCCTAGCTAAATTTAATAAAAAAGCATCAGAACAAACCAAAGCTGCTTTAATCGATTTAAAGAATAAAGGAGCGCAAAAAATCATTTTAGATTTAAGAGGAAATCCGGGAGGCCTACTGTCAGAAGCGATCAATGTTACCAATTTATTTGTACCCAAAGGAGAGTTGATTGTTACTACAAAGTCTAAGGTCAAAAAATTTAATTCTGAATACAAAACAAAAAATGCGCCTGTAGATACAGAAATTCCGTTAGTAGTTTTAGTGAATGGAAGTAGTGCATCGGCAAGTGAAATTGTTTCTGGTGGCTTACAAGATTTAGATAGGGCTGTAGTTATTGGTGCTCGTAGTTTTGGAAAAGGCTTAGTACAACGCCCTTTAAAACTCACGTACGGCACTCAATTAAAAGTAACTATTTCTCGCTACTATACACCTTCTGGCAGATGCATACAGTCTTTAGATTATTGGAATAGAGATGCTGCGGGGAATGCGGTGAAAACAACAGACATTCATGACTTTAAAACCCGTAATGGTCGTAAAGTACAAGATGGTGGTGGTGTATTACCAGATGTAGAAATCGCTGCATTAAAAACCAATACCCTTACCACGGCATTGCTTCGTGAAAATGCTATTTTTAACTATGCCACACAGTTCTACTATAAAAATAGTGTTCCTGATGTTGCTAGTTTTGAATTTACAGACGCACATTTTGAAGCTTTTAAAACCTATATTAAATCTTCTGGATTTACGTTTGAAACCGCTACTGAAAAGGCGTTAAATAAAGCGATGACTTTAAATGACACCGACTTATTAGATACGCAGGTTCAAGAAAAATACCGTGAGCTATTGGCAGAAATAAATACCAAGAAAATCACAGGATTGGACAAATCTAAAAAGGAGATTAAAAAGCAATTAGAAGATGAAATTATTACACGCTATTTTTATAGCCAAGGGCTTTATGATTATTTCTTAACCCATGATGAGGCTATTCTAACCGCTACAGAACTTTTGAATGATGCGGCGAAGTATAAAAGCATTTTAAAATAA
- the rnpA gene encoding ribonuclease P protein component has protein sequence MENKPDFSYSRAEKLKSKKLFEKMFAEGKSVANFPLRVIYVKADFKDNVPIKAGVTVSKRNFKSAVKRNRIKRLLREAYRLNKSMVSNNSTDKYALLILYLGKEMPESKAVHQKMEVLLDKFNKKIAQEKKSTSEEIK, from the coding sequence GTGGAAAACAAACCTGATTTTAGCTATTCAAGAGCTGAAAAACTAAAAAGCAAAAAGCTTTTTGAAAAAATGTTCGCAGAAGGAAAAAGTGTGGCTAATTTTCCACTGCGTGTTATTTACGTAAAAGCAGATTTTAAAGATAATGTACCTATAAAAGCTGGAGTTACAGTTTCAAAACGTAATTTCAAAAGCGCTGTAAAAAGAAATAGAATAAAACGCTTGCTACGAGAAGCTTACCGGCTTAATAAATCTATGGTAAGTAACAATAGTACAGATAAGTATGCGTTGTTAATTTTATATCTTGGAAAAGAAATGCCTGAGAGTAAAGCGGTACACCAGAAAATGGAAGTGCTTCTTGATAAATTCAATAAAAAAATAGCCCAAGAAAAAAAATCGACTTCAGAAGAAATCAAGTAA
- a CDS encoding NAD-dependent epimerase/dehydratase family protein: MQVILGANGIIGEELAKELRAKYTQDITLMGRTPQKVHPEDLLFKGNLLHPEDVHKALENATIAYMTVGLPYKSSVWLSDWPKIMKNVIAACKANNCKLVYFDNTYAYAQDRKIQREDSPFASKGKKGIAKKIAAELLLKAIQEKEIEAVICRAPEFYGPGKTQGLTNALVFEKLKAHKEPKVFLRDDVVRTLIYTPDASKAMALLGNTPDTFGQTWHLPCDDQRLTYKELFAEISTQLGRTIHYGILSAFTLKIGAFFNANLKETQELLPRYMIDNIFDSSKFKKRFPDFKVTSYSQGIKEILHSFGIR; the protein is encoded by the coding sequence ATGCAGGTAATTTTAGGAGCAAACGGAATTATAGGGGAAGAATTGGCAAAAGAATTACGCGCCAAATACACGCAAGACATCACACTTATGGGGCGCACTCCCCAAAAGGTGCACCCAGAAGATTTATTATTTAAAGGCAATTTATTACATCCTGAAGACGTACATAAGGCATTAGAAAATGCAACTATTGCGTATATGACTGTAGGCTTACCTTATAAATCTTCGGTTTGGTTGAGCGATTGGCCAAAAATTATGAAAAACGTTATTGCAGCCTGCAAAGCTAATAATTGTAAGCTTGTTTACTTTGATAATACGTATGCGTATGCTCAGGATCGTAAAATACAACGCGAGGATTCTCCTTTTGCTTCAAAAGGAAAAAAAGGAATTGCTAAAAAAATTGCGGCAGAACTACTTTTAAAAGCAATCCAAGAAAAAGAAATTGAAGCGGTGATTTGTAGGGCACCAGAATTTTATGGTCCTGGAAAAACACAAGGACTTACCAATGCTTTAGTTTTTGAAAAATTAAAGGCACATAAGGAACCTAAAGTATTTTTAAGAGATGATGTGGTACGCACACTTATTTATACCCCAGATGCTAGTAAAGCTATGGCCCTACTGGGCAATACTCCTGATACTTTTGGACAAACATGGCACCTTCCTTGTGATGACCAGCGTTTAACGTACAAAGAACTATTTGCAGAAATCTCTACACAACTAGGCCGTACCATTCACTATGGTATTTTAAGTGCCTTTACCTTAAAAATAGGTGCCTTCTTTAATGCGAATTTAAAGGAAACCCAAGAGTTACTACCGAGATATATGATTGATAATATTTTTGATTCCTCAAAATTTAAGAAACGGTTTCCAGATTTTAAGGTGACTTCCTATTCCCAAGGTATTAAAGAAATACTACATAGTTTTGGCATACGATAA
- a CDS encoding GNAT family N-acetyltransferase, translating into MLQTERLQFKPYLPEYRLALEKLCCENELVMKSTLKGRTFTRVEFESLINEEFIRTTKDAFGFWCVTDKADGSLVGISGIHPCHYQGDHAHEFGFILHQDYWGKGLATEIGNFWLTHAQNHLKLPKLVATVHPTNSASRNVLKKLGLNFISTFTTPERGERCLYSKVVNS; encoded by the coding sequence ATGCTACAAACAGAACGCCTTCAATTTAAGCCTTACCTCCCTGAGTATAGACTTGCATTAGAAAAACTATGTTGTGAAAATGAGCTCGTCATGAAATCTACTTTAAAGGGCCGCACTTTTACCAGAGTAGAATTTGAAAGCCTTATCAATGAGGAATTTATTAGAACTACAAAGGATGCCTTCGGATTCTGGTGTGTTACGGATAAAGCAGACGGATCTCTTGTGGGTATTTCAGGCATTCATCCTTGTCATTATCAAGGAGATCATGCACACGAATTTGGGTTTATTCTCCATCAGGACTATTGGGGTAAGGGCTTGGCTACCGAAATTGGAAACTTCTGGTTAACACATGCGCAAAACCATCTAAAACTCCCAAAACTTGTCGCAACCGTACACCCAACCAATAGCGCATCAAGAAACGTATTAAAAAAATTAGGATTAAACTTTATCAGTACGTTTACTACTCCTGAACGAGGAGAACGTTGTCTGTATAGCAAAGTAGTAAACTCTTAA
- a CDS encoding YegJ family protein, whose translation MGLLNRLFGKKETVRQREGNPDVYNASNDNDRMNWAMEKAKLTLHYFEACLAHPKKDQHYFSIKARIEDDGKIEHIWLMEPSFDTDGNIFGVVGNEPIDVTNVRINEKIGITANEVSDWMIIENGRLIGGYTIRAIRDGISGAELANFDKSLGGMFIDEGEDYFLPNLDTPEGAILALENAYDEDNLEKAISCKDFHKEAEFMLKRTVKIELNEEIIASTSELLRLSYIKNMQEHGMPKFKDLKRAFSRQTISDDHCIITETCHYPDGGKSVQKFNTYKIENQWKVLGLED comes from the coding sequence ATGGGATTACTAAACAGGTTATTTGGCAAGAAAGAAACAGTACGGCAACGCGAAGGAAATCCTGATGTTTATAACGCCTCTAATGATAATGACCGGATGAATTGGGCAATGGAAAAAGCAAAGCTCACCCTGCATTATTTTGAAGCTTGTCTTGCTCATCCAAAAAAAGATCAGCATTATTTTTCGATTAAAGCTAGAATAGAAGATGATGGAAAAATAGAACATATCTGGCTGATGGAACCAAGCTTTGATACCGACGGAAATATTTTTGGTGTGGTAGGTAATGAACCTATTGATGTTACCAATGTACGGATTAATGAAAAAATAGGAATTACTGCTAATGAGGTTTCAGATTGGATGATTATAGAAAACGGAAGACTTATTGGCGGCTATACCATTCGCGCTATCCGTGATGGTATTAGTGGAGCTGAATTAGCCAATTTTGATAAAAGCCTTGGAGGCATGTTTATAGATGAAGGTGAAGATTATTTCCTTCCTAATTTAGACACCCCAGAAGGGGCCATCTTAGCCCTAGAAAATGCCTATGATGAAGATAATTTAGAGAAGGCTATCAGCTGTAAAGATTTTCATAAGGAGGCAGAATTTATGCTAAAACGAACCGTTAAAATAGAACTGAATGAAGAGATCATTGCTTCTACTTCAGAACTGCTAAGGCTATCGTACATAAAGAATATGCAAGAACACGGAATGCCAAAATTTAAGGATCTTAAAAGAGCTTTTAGCAGACAAACTATTTCCGATGACCACTGTATTATTACCGAAACATGCCACTACCCCGATGGCGGAAAATCAGTACAGAAATTTAATACATATAAAATAGAAAACCAATGGAAAGTTCTTGGTTTAGAGGATTAG
- a CDS encoding erythromycin esterase family protein: MKRLVLQLLLFSLTAIFAQVDKNIYELNATGNLLTGDVKEIIDRNLNDKKIVFLGESNHYFGSDLKAKTEFVKYLVLEKGYKDIAFEADFFGLYFDHNNNIEENLYPFWSRSIQGEELFIFLKKHKVTIWGFDNQMTSGFSRENFPIKLTKFLNDNAINVDESFIELIEVFIKNRSLANKLMGSSKLNMLVNELSITLKNEKVIENNLWFHFLESFRSDVIMNSTDNASQKATIIRDKQMAQNLDFIVKTMPEKKFVVWLHNSHMIKDNYGTHSGQTMGFQFVKANPNSSYHIAFSSIHMPYRKPKWIQKSSNNNENILHFLPTTEKNYFIDSRQVIREYPEYLEKEYEGMFIVENRKIKTNWFKHYDALVFISKGEDVKLIE; encoded by the coding sequence ATGAAGCGACTAGTATTACAACTTTTATTATTTAGCTTAACCGCTATTTTTGCTCAAGTTGACAAAAATATTTATGAATTAAATGCAACTGGAAATTTATTGACCGGTGATGTTAAGGAAATTATAGATCGTAACCTGAATGATAAAAAGATTGTCTTTCTAGGCGAGTCAAATCATTACTTTGGTTCTGACTTAAAAGCTAAAACTGAATTTGTAAAATACTTAGTTTTAGAAAAAGGCTATAAGGACATTGCATTTGAAGCTGATTTTTTTGGACTTTATTTTGACCACAATAATAACATTGAAGAAAACCTGTATCCTTTTTGGTCACGTTCTATTCAAGGTGAAGAACTTTTTATTTTTCTAAAAAAACATAAGGTAACTATTTGGGGGTTTGATAATCAAATGACCTCTGGTTTTAGCAGGGAAAATTTTCCTATTAAGTTAACCAAATTTTTAAATGATAATGCTATAAACGTTGACGAAAGTTTTATAGAATTAATTGAAGTTTTTATAAAAAATAGAAGTCTTGCAAATAAATTAATGGGAAGCTCAAAACTAAACATGTTAGTCAATGAACTAAGTATTACATTAAAAAATGAGAAAGTTATAGAGAATAACCTTTGGTTTCATTTTTTAGAAAGTTTCAGAAGTGATGTTATCATGAATTCTACAGATAATGCTAGTCAAAAAGCAACGATAATCAGAGATAAGCAAATGGCACAAAACTTAGATTTTATTGTGAAGACAATGCCTGAAAAAAAATTTGTGGTGTGGCTTCACAACTCACATATGATTAAAGATAATTATGGCACTCATAGTGGTCAAACAATGGGTTTTCAATTTGTAAAAGCAAACCCTAATAGTTCATATCACATTGCATTTTCATCCATTCATATGCCTTATAGAAAACCAAAATGGATTCAAAAGTCAAGTAATAACAATGAGAATATATTACATTTCTTACCTACTACTGAAAAAAATTATTTTATTGATTCTCGACAAGTTATTCGTGAATATCCCGAATATCTAGAAAAGGAATATGAAGGAATGTTTATAGTAGAAAACCGTAAAATAAAAACGAATTGGTTCAAGCATTATGATGCTTTAGTTTTTATTTCAAAAGGGGAAGATGTAAAACTCATAGAATAA
- a CDS encoding M1 family metallopeptidase, which produces MKKTILSLLVLVTGLSGFAQNTSYWQQHVAYTMDVDMDVKSHEYTGTQKLVYTNNSPDALNKVYYHLYFNAFQPGSEMDRRLQSIADPDDRMMADGKSRISTLQPDEIGYLHPTSLTQNGKPVSFSEEGTVLVVTLAEAIPPGGTATFDMVFKGQIPIQIRRSGRDSEEGVALSMSQWYPKLAEYDFEGWHADPYIAREFQGVWGDFDVKITIDKNYTVGGSGYLQNAQEIGHGYEAAGTKIKKQKGKTLTWHFKAPMVHDFMWAADPEYIHDTLQVENGPMLHFLYKDNAAIKENWKKLQPKTVEMMQFFSKNVGTYPYDQYSVIQGGDGGMEYAMATLITGERKFGSLVGVTAHEMAHSWFQHILASNEAKHEWMDEGFTSFISHLYMNEYMGEKKTNPFEGSYKGYNYLVKSGKEQPQTTHADRYAENMPYSIAAYSKGEIFLAQLGYIIGQENLMETLKKYFNDFKFKHPTPNDIKRTAEKVSGMELDWYLMDWTQTTNTIDYGITAVVADGEQTKVSLERIGLMPMPLDILVVYADDTQETFYAPLRMMRGEKENPYPNLTRTVVEDWPWAFPTYDFTIAKPLTAIKAIVIDPSQLMADVNLENNAWENK; this is translated from the coding sequence ATGAAAAAAACAATTCTCAGCCTTTTAGTTTTGGTGACAGGCCTTAGTGGTTTCGCTCAAAACACATCGTATTGGCAGCAGCATGTAGCTTACACGATGGATGTAGACATGGATGTAAAATCACATGAGTACACTGGAACTCAAAAATTAGTATATACCAATAATTCTCCAGACGCTTTAAACAAAGTATATTATCACTTGTATTTTAATGCCTTTCAACCCGGCAGTGAAATGGACAGGCGTTTACAAAGTATCGCAGATCCTGATGACCGTATGATGGCCGATGGAAAAAGTAGAATTTCTACCTTACAGCCTGATGAGATAGGATACTTACACCCTACATCCCTTACCCAAAACGGAAAGCCGGTAAGTTTTTCAGAAGAAGGTACTGTTCTTGTTGTTACCTTGGCAGAAGCTATCCCACCTGGAGGTACAGCAACTTTTGACATGGTTTTCAAAGGTCAAATTCCTATTCAAATTCGTCGTTCTGGTCGCGATAGCGAAGAAGGCGTTGCGCTTTCTATGAGCCAGTGGTATCCAAAATTAGCCGAATATGATTTTGAAGGCTGGCACGCAGATCCATATATTGCGCGTGAATTTCAAGGCGTATGGGGAGATTTTGATGTAAAGATTACCATAGACAAAAACTACACCGTTGGTGGAAGTGGCTATTTACAAAATGCACAAGAAATTGGTCATGGGTATGAAGCAGCAGGAACAAAAATAAAAAAGCAAAAAGGAAAAACCTTAACATGGCATTTTAAAGCGCCTATGGTACATGACTTTATGTGGGCAGCAGATCCGGAATACATCCATGATACTTTACAGGTAGAAAATGGTCCTATGCTTCACTTCTTGTACAAAGACAATGCAGCGATAAAAGAAAATTGGAAAAAATTACAGCCTAAGACTGTAGAAATGATGCAATTTTTCAGCAAGAATGTAGGTACATATCCATATGATCAATATTCTGTAATCCAAGGTGGTGATGGAGGAATGGAATATGCTATGGCAACACTTATTACTGGAGAACGTAAATTTGGAAGTCTTGTGGGCGTAACGGCACATGAAATGGCGCACTCGTGGTTTCAGCATATTTTGGCCTCTAATGAGGCTAAACATGAGTGGATGGATGAAGGGTTTACCAGTTTTATATCGCACTTATATATGAATGAATATATGGGAGAGAAAAAAACAAATCCGTTTGAGGGGTCTTATAAAGGCTATAACTATTTAGTAAAATCTGGTAAAGAGCAACCGCAAACTACGCATGCAGATCGCTATGCTGAAAACATGCCGTATAGTATTGCAGCTTATAGCAAAGGAGAAATTTTCTTAGCGCAATTAGGTTATATTATTGGCCAAGAGAATTTAATGGAAACCTTAAAAAAGTATTTTAACGATTTCAAATTCAAACATCCTACGCCAAACGATATTAAGAGAACGGCTGAAAAGGTTTCTGGGATGGAACTAGATTGGTATTTGATGGATTGGACGCAAACAACCAATACTATAGATTATGGTATTACCGCTGTTGTTGCAGATGGGGAACAAACGAAAGTTAGCTTAGAGCGTATTGGTTTAATGCCTATGCCTCTTGATATTTTGGTAGTATATGCAGATGATACACAAGAAACTTTCTATGCACCACTTAGAATGATGCGTGGTGAAAAAGAAAATCCTTACCCTAACTTAACACGTACGGTAGTAGAAGATTGGCCTTGGGCTTTCCCTACCTATGATTTTACTATTGCTAAGCCTTTAACGGCTATAAAAGCAATTGTTATTGATCCTTCACAATTAATGGCAGATGTAAATCTTGAAAACAATGCTTGGGAAAATAAGTAA
- a CDS encoding LysE family translocator, with amino-acid sequence MFGIINFEAFLLAGLLMNITPGADTMYILGRSIAQGKKAGILSALGISTGAIFHIIFATLGLSILLAKSAAAFEIVKYLGAAYLIFLGLKTIFKGADEKFELGNETKRVNYRKIYFSGVLTNILNPKVALFFLAFLPQFIDPEYVQSSLPFLILGFTFLLTGTIWCLILALFASKLSHRIRKNYKIKMWLDKVTGGIFVALGIKLALLKK; translated from the coding sequence ATGTTCGGAATCATAAATTTTGAGGCTTTTTTACTCGCGGGATTACTTATGAATATAACCCCAGGAGCAGACACCATGTATATTCTTGGCAGAAGTATAGCTCAAGGAAAAAAGGCTGGAATTTTATCTGCATTAGGGATTTCTACAGGCGCTATTTTCCATATTATTTTTGCCACCTTAGGCCTGTCTATACTCCTTGCTAAATCTGCTGCGGCATTTGAAATTGTTAAATATTTAGGTGCTGCTTATCTTATTTTTTTGGGACTTAAAACAATCTTTAAAGGAGCAGATGAAAAATTTGAGTTAGGGAATGAAACGAAGCGGGTAAATTATAGAAAAATTTATTTTTCTGGAGTACTGACCAATATTTTAAATCCGAAAGTAGCCTTATTTTTCCTAGCTTTTTTACCACAATTTATAGATCCTGAGTATGTGCAAAGCTCACTTCCATTTCTAATTCTTGGCTTCACCTTTTTACTAACGGGAACCATCTGGTGTTTAATTTTGGCCTTATTTGCGTCAAAATTATCGCATCGCATTAGAAAAAATTACAAAATAAAAATGTGGTTGGATAAGGTAACAGGCGGAATTTTTGTTGCGCTAGGAATAAAACTCGCATTACTAAAAAAGTAA